The Listeria sp. PSOL-1 genome includes a region encoding these proteins:
- a CDS encoding DUF871 domain-containing protein — translation MKKLGISVFPQHVPLEESISYIEMAAKYGFSRIFTCLISANDQEEFTKLKIICKRAKELGYEIIADVDPTVFASLNITYQELGYFKKIGLSGLRLDLGFSGAEEAAMSFDEHDLKIELNISNGTKYVENILSYQANVQNIIGCHNFYPRKYTGLSREHLLRTSRQFKKKNLRTAAFVSSNYGKYGPWFVVDGGLPTLEEHRGKDIAIQAKDLFNTGLIDDILVGNMFASEEELKALSQLNRNELELCVEFLSDTTAIEKEVVLTQKHFNRGDVSEYMLRSTMTRVNYKDHHFTAHDTKQIECGDVTIDNNGYERYKGELQVALKAMENSGNTNIVARVIPKERYLLEMVKPWQHFRFVEKE, via the coding sequence ATGAAGAAATTAGGTATTTCTGTTTTTCCACAACATGTTCCATTAGAGGAATCTATTTCTTATATTGAAATGGCGGCGAAATATGGTTTTTCAAGAATATTTACGTGCTTGATTTCTGCCAATGATCAGGAAGAATTTACAAAACTAAAAATCATTTGTAAAAGAGCAAAAGAGCTAGGATATGAAATAATTGCTGATGTAGACCCAACCGTTTTTGCATCATTAAACATCACATATCAAGAGTTAGGCTACTTTAAAAAAATTGGCCTAAGTGGTTTACGACTTGATCTAGGTTTTTCCGGAGCAGAAGAAGCCGCGATGAGTTTTGATGAGCATGACTTGAAAATCGAACTGAATATTAGCAACGGCACTAAATATGTTGAAAATATTTTATCTTATCAAGCGAATGTGCAAAATATCATTGGATGTCATAATTTTTATCCGCGCAAATATACAGGACTATCACGCGAACATCTTTTACGTACAAGCAGGCAATTTAAAAAGAAAAATCTACGAACAGCTGCATTTGTTTCTTCTAATTATGGTAAATATGGTCCGTGGTTTGTTGTTGATGGAGGCCTACCGACGCTTGAAGAGCATCGCGGCAAAGATATTGCTATTCAAGCAAAAGATCTCTTTAATACAGGGCTCATTGATGATATTCTGGTTGGGAATATGTTTGCAAGCGAAGAGGAATTGAAAGCGTTAAGTCAACTAAACCGGAATGAACTAGAGCTGTGTGTTGAATTCCTCTCTGATACAACAGCAATTGAGAAAGAAGTTGTTTTAACGCAAAAACATTTTAATCGTGGCGATGTTTCAGAATATATGTTACGGTCAACCATGACACGTGTGAATTATAAAGATCATCACTTTACCGCTCATGATACAAAGCAAATTGAATGCGGTGATGTCACCATTGATAATAATGGTTATGAGCGGTACAAAGGCGAGCTACAAGTTGCGCTTAAAGCGATGGAGAACTCTGGGAACACAAATATTGTCGCACGTGTGATTCCTAAAGAGCGCTACCTTTTAGAGATGGTTAAGCCATGGCAACATTTTCGCTTCGTTGAAAAAGAATGA